A genomic segment from Ptychodera flava strain L36383 chromosome 19, AS_Pfla_20210202, whole genome shotgun sequence encodes:
- the LOC139119309 gene encoding uncharacterized protein, translated as MVRTKILRLIVVVTFMVSWMISTKLSLAFDLTEEELSLNNCSSEHIGSCFDSDGTPVCNSSVTWDYVFQWGCNCDSECLEYGDCCFDYLEACYNASEIDEPLETASARGTDPRYKCVPVDESDDVSVWMIHRCAPNWNDDVIREKCETQTPLGFAVENIPVTGSRGSETYRNVYCALCNGIDESSVVNWLVTATPADDNPITGVWDLFENGDAQSIHDAVTLIRNGQLPAFISVHDSTQRQPRNCVPFIETCNSSFDGATTDYKEKEKACQSYISVVSGFSMGVGPRDLSDDYECDLCDGSVDMETHFKYFKNPHCAMCNSYTVFSCVKRKPSISGVNHMVFQINLLFDITISGVAKMTAIFKSQISESETDFACSSGEVFDLNTQSCLLLHAPSAGSSEKKTGSNDTNGQYVSRHPDLTCPYPEFITLYNPSYRLEGDILFYKVHSDWLQTKIFKISTNGSTICVQQYLPLDSFDTFQSYLSIVCSSLSVLCLITRVIIYCVNPHMHTFPGKLLLNLVIAILLAQVLYLSSMGLNEIPLMCFALAVALHYSWLANFSWMAVVSYDLCRTFRSVNTTLDVSQSVRRLTVYCLLGWLLPGCIVCTAVSLQISKATEFNAGYGENSICWIRNPIALLIFFITPLGMTVIFNTACFVLTFISLKSTSSKSAGNSGRSGWKALVIPCVKAFVIMGVTWNLALLEAFIDNYVLSVIFITVNSLQGTLIFLFLTVNIGSIKEKFERRIRPEQTTKIELSSEPDNLAENAVYSSKL; from the exons ATGGTTAGAACGAAAATCCTACGTCTAATAGTTGTGGTAACATTCATGGTCAGCTGGATGATTAGCACAAAACTATCTCTTGCATTTGATCTCACTGAGGAAGAACTGTCTCTGAACAATTGCTCTTCTGAACATATCGGCTCATGCTTCGACAGTGACGGGACACCAGTGTGCAATTCATCCGTCACGTGGGATTATGTATTTCAATGGGGTTGTAACTGTGATTCCGAATGTCTAGAATACGGAGACTGTTGCTTTGATTATCTTGAGGCTTGTTACAATGCTTCGGAGATCGACGAGCCACTCGAGACAGCGTCGGCTAGGGGCACAGATCCGAGATATAAATGTGTTCCAGTTGACGAGTCGGATGATGTCAGCGTTTGGATGATCCATCGATGTGCTCCAAACTGGAATGATGACGTTATCAGGGAGAAATGCGAAACACAAACTCCCCTAG GATTCGCTGTGGAGAATATTCCTGTCACTGGATCTAGAGGATCAGAGACCTATCGTAACGTGTACTGTGCATTGTGCAATGGCATTGATGAATCGTCAGTGGTGAACTGGCTGGTGACGGCTACCCCCGCCGACGATAACCCGATCACTGGCGTTTGGGATCTGTTCGAGAATGGCGATGCACAGTCAATCCACGATGCAGTAACCTTAATACGGAATGGTCAACTACCAGCCTTCATTTCAGTCCATGATAGTACCCAGAGGCAACCGCGAAATTGTGTGCCCTTTATCGAGACTTGCAACTCTTCATTCGACGGGGCGACCACAGACTATAAAGAGAAGGAGAAAGCTTGTCAGTCGTATATTTCAGTGGTATCAGGTTTCTCAATGGGTGTGGGGCCTAGAGATTTATCTGATGACTATGAGTGTGATTTGTGTGATGGTAGCGTTGACATggaaacacattttaaatacTTCAAAAACCCTCACTGTGCTATGTGTAATAGTTACACAGTATTTAGCTGCGTCAAAAGAAAACCATCCATAAGTGGTGTTAATCatatggtatttcaaataaacctTTTATTTGATATCACAATTAGTGGGGTTGCCAAAATGACAGCGATTTTTAAATCTCAAATATCTGAGTCAGAAACTGACTTTGCCTGTTCAAGCGGAGAGGTTTTCGATCTAAACACCCAGTCGTGCCTGCTTCTTCATGCTCCATCAGCTGGTTCGAGTGAGAAAAAGACAGGCTCAAACGATACAAATGGTCAGTATGTATCTAGACACCCAGACCTGACCTGTCCTTATCCAGAGTTTATCACTTTGTATAATCCAAGCTATCGCTTAGAAGGTGACATACTTTTCTATAAAGTCCATTCTGATTGGCTGCAaacaaagatatttaaaatttcaaccaaTGGGTCAACCATATGTGTTCAGCAATATCTACCTCTGGATTCCTTTGATACGTTTCAGTCTTATTTGAGCATCGTCTGTTCATCTCTATCGGTTCTCTGCCTAATAACCCGGGTCATCATTTACTGTGTGAATCCGCATATGCATACTTTCCCCGGCAAGCTTCTTCTTAATTTGGTTATTGCAATATTGTTGGCCCAAGTCCTATACCTGTCGAGTATGGGCCTAAACGAAATACCACTCATGTGTTTTGCGTTGGCAGTTGCCCTGCATTATTCTTGGTTGGCAAATTTCTCTTGGATGGCAGTTGTCAGCTATGATCTTTGTCGCACATTTCGATCAGTAAACACAACGTTGGATGTTTCTCAATCCGTCCGTCGATTGACGGTGTACTGTTTACTTGGATGGTTGTTACCCGGATGTATCGTTTGTACTGCCGTCTCCTTACAAATCAGCAAAGCGACAGAATTCAATGCTGGTTATGGGGAGAACAGCATTTGTTGGATTCGCAATCCTATTGCCCttctaatttttttcatcacTCCGCTGGGGATGACAGTCATTTTTAACActgcttgttttgttttgaccTTTATTAGTTTGAAAAGTACAAGTTCAAAATCTGCTGGAAACAGCGGACGATCTGGTTGGAAAGCTCTTGTGATTCCCTGTGTCAAGGCATTTGTCATCATGGGCGTGACATGGAACTTAGCGTTGTTAGAGGCTTTCATTGACAATTATGTCCTAAGCGTTATATTCATAACTGTCAATTCACTTCAGggtactttgatatttttatttctcacGGTGAATATTGGAAGTATTAAggagaaatttgaaagaaggATCAGACCTGAACAAACCACAAAGATTGAATTGTCCTCAGAGCCGGATAACCTTGCAGAGAATGCAGTGTATTCAAGTAAATTGTAA